The genomic window GATGGCATCCAGAAACTGCGCCAGTGCCTCAAAGCGCTGCTGCTTGGGGATATAGGCCAAGGTCGGGGCCAAGGCGGCCTCGGCGTCTTCGATCATGTCGCTTTCGATCAGCAGCTTGACGTAGTCGTAGCGTGCGTCATCGTTGCCGGGGTTCAGGGTCAGGGCTTCGTGCAGCTTTTGCAAAGCGGCACGGGGGTCACCCGCTTCTGCCAGAGACTGGGCATCTTCCACATCGGCTTCGGCTTCCAGCACGTCTTCTGTGGGCACGTGCTTGTCCAGAAACTCCTTGAGCTTGCTCTCGGGCACCGCGCCCATGAAGCCATCGGCGGGCTTGCCGTTGATCATCAACACGCAGGTGGGAATGCTGCGGATGCCGAAAGCCTGGGCGAGCTGTTGCTCCTGGTCGGAGTCGATTTTCACCAGCTTGAAGCGGCCGCCGTAGTCGGCTTCTACCTTCTCCAATAGCGGTCCCAGGGTCTTGCAAGGGCCGCACCAAGGCGCCCAAAAATCGACCAGAACGGGCACCTGGTGGGAGGCGGCGATGACTTCGGTTTCGAAGTTTTCTAGGGTGACGTCGATCATGGGAAGTTAGCTCGGGGTGAAAAAGTAAAATTCAACTATGAAAACAATTCAAATCGGCGTCGTCATGGGTTCCAACTCGGATTGGGACACCATGCAACACGCAGTCCAGATTCTCCAACAGTTTGGTATCGGCTTTGAGGCGCGCGTCATTTCCGCCCATCGCATGCCCGACGACATGTTCCGCTACGCCGAGGCCGCTGCGGGCCGGGGCTTGAAGGCCATCATCGCCGGAGCGGGCGGTGCGGCCCACCTGCCGGGCATGTTGGCGGCCAAAACCACGGTGCCGGTGCTGGGTGTGCCGGTGCAGAGCAAAGCGCTCTCCGGGGTCGATTCCTTGCACAGCATCGTGCAAATGCCCAAGGGCATTCCTGTGGCGACCTTTGCCATCGGCAGTGCTGGTGCTGCCAACGCAGCCCTGTTTGCAGTAGCCCTGCTGGCCAACGAGAACCCTGACCTGCGTATGGAGCTGGATGCGTTCCGCATCGACCAGACGCAAACCGCCCGCAACATGACCCTGCCGGTGACCGGTAGCGCGACCTAATGGCCGCAATGAACACCGCACCGGCCGCTGCCGCGTTAGGCGGCAGCAAAGAGACCACCTTGGGCGTGATGGGTGGCGGCCAGCTAGGCCGCATGTTTGCGCATGCTGCGCAGCAAATGGGCTTTTTCACCGCCGTGCTGGACCCGGATGCCACCAGCCCGGCCGGCCGCATCAGCCACCACCATGTGCAGACTGCGTACACCGACCCTGAAGGCTTGACCCGATTGGCTGCGGTGTCTGCCGCCATCACTACCGAGTTTGAGAATGTGCCGGCTGCGGCGCTGAACCAACTGGCGCAAAGCCGCCCGGTGGCGCCCAGCGGGGATGCGGTTGCCATCGCACAAGACCGCGCGGCGGAAAAGGCGCACTTTGTGCAATGCGGCGTGCCTTGCGCGCCCTATGCGGTGATTGAAGCATCCGAGCAATTGGCAGCCATCGACGCCAACCTGTTGCCTGGGATTCTGAAGACCGCCCGCATGGGCTACGACGGCAAAGGCCAGGTGCGGGTCAAAACCTCCGCCGAGTTGGCTGCCGCGTGGACCGACTTGGGGCAAGTGCCCTGTGTGCTGGAGAAGATGTTGCCCCTGCAGTGGGAGTGCAGCGTCATCGTGGCGCGCGGTGCCGATGGCACTTGCGTGAACCTGCCGGTGCAGCGTAACCTGCACCGCGACGGCATTCTGGCGGTTACCGAGGTTTATGAAGGAAATGTGCCTCCAGCCCTCGCAGAGCGTGCGGTGGCTGCTGCGAAATCGATAGCGCAGGGTGTGGGCTACGTCGGTGTGCTGTGTGTGGAGTTCTTTGTGCTCGATGAGTCAAACCCTGCCGCTGCTGGCTTGGGCGGCTTGGTGGTCAACGAAATGGCGCCGCGCCCCCACAACAGCGGCCACTACAGCATGGACGCCTGCGATGTGTCGCAGTTCCACCTGCAGGTGCGCACCTTGGCTGGTTTGCCCTTGGTGCAACCGCGCCAGCACAGCCCGTCCATCATGCTTAACCTGTTGGGCGATGTGTGGCCTGAGGATGGTCGTAATGGCGGTGTGCCCGATTGGTCTGCCGTGCTGGCCTTGCCCGGCACCCACCTGCACCTGTATGGCAAGCTCGACGCCAAAAAGGGCCGCAAGATGGGGCACCTCAATATCACCGGCGCCACCATCGAGCAGGTGCGCGCCACCGCGCTGGAAGCGGCCCGCATTCTCGGCATTGCCGCTTTTTGACCGGTCCTTACCCGAGCGCAACCTGCATGATTGTTTCTGCCTACAAGCAAGCTGACGGTATTGAGCTTGCTCCTGATTCCATAGCTGCTGCCGCAGATGCCGTGCGCGCTGGAGGCCTGATAGGCTTGCCTACCGAGACGGTGTACGGCTTGGGGGCCGACGCCTCCGACGCGGCGGCCGTGGGGCAGATATTTGCCGCTAAGGGGCGTCCGGCGGACCACCCCCTGATCGTGCATGTGGCGGCCTTTGATGGCGGCATGGGCGGTGTGGCGCACTATTGCGCCCGGGTGCCGGCGTTTGCCCAGCAGCTGATGTCGGCCTTCTGGCCCGGGCCCCTGACCCTGATCCTGCCGCGCAAAGACGGCGTGGGTGCGGCGGCTGCCGGCGGGCAAAACAGCATCGGACTGCGCTGCCCGTCACACCCGGTGGCCCAAGCAGTGCTGTCGGTGCTGCGCAAGCCCTCCGATGGCGGGCGCGTGGTCTGGGGGATTGCGGCCCCTAGCGCCAACAAATTCGGCCGGGTCAGCCCCACCACCGCGGCCCATGTGCACAGCGAATTCGGGGACGACTTGCTGATCCTCGATGGCGGCCCCTGCGAGGTGGGCATCGAGTCCACCATCATCGACTGCACCCGCGGTGCGCCGGTGCTCTTGCGCCCGGGTTCCATCACCGCCCAGCAGGTTGAAGATGCGTGCGGGCGTAAATTGCTATCAAAAGAAGAGCTGGAGGCGCAGATGCAGCAAGCGCCCCGGGCCTCCGGGACCCTGGAGTCTCACTATGCGCCCAGCGCCACCGTACGCCTGATGGATGCCAAAGCCTTGCAAGCGGCCTTGGACTTGCTCAGCGGTGCCACCCCGCCCGACAAGCGCCCCACGATTGCGCTGTACCACCGCAGCCCGCTGCAGGTGCGTTCGCCGCTGGTGTCGCCCCACCGCATGCCGGGGCATGCCCAGCCGGCTGCGCACGAGCTGTTCTCCAAGCTGCGGGAGATGGATGCGCTGGGCGTGAAGCTGATCTGGGTCGAAACACCGCCCGACACCCCCGAGTGGGATGGCGTGCGCGACCGGCTCACCCGTGCAGCGGCCTGAAGCCGCCCGCTGCCCCGGGGCTTACTGATCCCGCCCGGCCCAGTCCACCAAGGCGTCCAGCGCAGGGCGGGCCTCATTGGCGTTGGGGTGGTTGATAAAGGCAACCAGCACATAGCGCTTGCCACTCACCGCATGCACATAGCCCGCCAAGGTGACCACGCCGTTGAGGGTGCCGGTTTTCAGGTGAGCGGTGCCGCTGGTGCGGGTCTTGATGCGCTTGAGCGTGCCATCGACCCCCGTGATCGGCAGGGATGACATCAACTCCGGCATAAAGGGGGCGGTGAACGTGGCTTGCAACAGCCGACCCATCGCTTGCGCGCTGATGCGCTCCTGGCGGGAGAGGCCGGAGCCGTTGTCCAGCACCGGGGCGTCGTCGGTGCCGATCCGGTCTTTCCACCAGCGTTGCACCAGTGTGCGGCTGGCTGCAAAGCTGCCAGGTGGCAGGTTGACTTCTGCCACCGTGTCGACCGGCAAGCCTTGGGCGGAGCCTGCCACGCGGCCCAGCGTCAAAAACACTTGCTGGGCCATCACGTTGTTGCTGTATTTGTTGATGTCCCGAATCACCTCCGCCAGCGACGCGGATTGGGTCACCAGCGCCGGTTTGCCGGCCAACAGGGCGGCCGGCACGCTGCCAGTGCGCACGCTGCCCAGCACCCGGCCTCCCATGCTCTCCCACAGGCCTTGCACGGTGCGTGCGGCATAGGCTTTGGGGTCGGCGTAGGCGACAGGCCAGACTTTTTCCCCACACGCCGCGGGGTAGTTGCCGCCAAAGCGGATGCGCAAGGGGTCTGAAAAATCGGCCTTGAGGGCGCCGCGGTAGTCCCCGCATTCGGCGGCGGTGGTGTTGAGCGTTACGGTGGCGGGCAGGCTCACTCCGGCCAGGGGCGGGTCGTACTGCACATAGGCGAGGTTGGCGCTGCGGTCCGGGGTGAAGGTCATCACCACCGACTTGAAGTTGAGCAGCATCGCATCGGGGGCCACGTTGTAGGGGCGCAGGGGCTCGCCATCGAACTTGGCCGGGTCGGGCTCGGGCACTTCGAGTGCGCTGCGGTCGAGCACGATGTCGCCAGCAATGGTCTTGATGCCCATGCCCTGCACCCGGCGCATCAGCAGCCACAGGCGCTCCATGACCAGCTTGGGGTCGCCCTGGCCCTTGAGGTAGAGGCTGCCATTGAGCACGCCGTTTTGCAACGTGCCATCTAGGTACACCGGCGTGGTCCAGGTGTAAGCGGGCCCCAGCAGGTCGAGGGCGGCAATGGTGGTCACCAGTTTCATGGTGGACGCCGGGTTCATGGGGCTGGTGCTGCGGTGGGCCAAACGCGGTGCTGCGCCGCCTTGGGCATCGGTCACGAGGAAAGACACTGCATCGCGCGGTACTTTGGCGCGGGTCAGCGCGGCATCGACTTCAGGGGGGAGGGCTTGGGCGGTCGCAGTGCTGGCGATGAGTGCAACAGCAAGCAGCGCGATACCAAGGGAAGCAAATCTGAGAAGGGAAAGGCGCATAAGGGAATAGCTGAAGATGTCAGGATTTGGCGCAGTCGATGACCAGCACCGTGATCTTGTGCTGCAACTCGCGGGGGATTGTGGCGGTAAGGCGCTGCTGGAGCTCTAGTGGAGTTTTGAGCTTGTTGCCTCCGTCACCGGCGACATGTAGGTTTTGGGGGGTGAACCAAAAGACCAAGTAAACGCCGTAGCCGTCACTGCCTTGTTCGCGGCTGTATTTGGCGATGAGCTGATCGTGAATGGCTTTCCATACATCTTTATGTGAGTCTCGTTTGATCTCTATGGGGATGTGAAGCGTGGAGCCGAAGAACACTTCGATATCCGCACGTTTGTGATCCGCGTGCGTGCGTTCAGGTTCGGCAATGACGTTCAGTGGGGTTAAGAGCTTCTTGAGGTCCGACAGCAATGCGTCTCTGCAGTCGTTTTCAACCCGTGGCTTGTCGCCATTCCAATATTGCGTGTAGTCGTTGGTGTTTCCGTGGCGGATTTCTTTGGCCAGCTTGTTCAACTGATCCACCACCAAGGCATGCAAATCCGCTGCGTTGGCAGGTTGCAGGTTGGCTAGGGTGTGGCATACCTCTTTGACAGATGCTGGACGGAATAGAGCCTTTCTGCGTAAGAGTTTTTGTTCATAGAGGGCATGGTCGAGTCGGCTCTTCCAAGGGGCGAGGGCCTGTATGTTTAGCAGCTGGTCCAGACCAGCTCCCGCTTCTTCAGAGAGATCGGCAGCCATGGACGAAATCAATTGCTCGACATAGCGCATGGACTCCATGGTGGGAGTTACCCAGTAGGCTTCTCCGGATTTCGGTTCTTCTTTGGGGATGAAGCGTGTTCCAAGCAACGGAATCAAAAACATCTTGGCTTCCAAACCCAATAGCTCGGCGTAGTCACGTTCTTGTCGCTGCTCACGTAGCAGTTCATAAACATGATTTGCCCGCGATGGCTTTCCAGCGAGATACCTTTTTAGGGGCTCCACATACTGAGTCGGCGCAACCTGCAAACCTGCTGTCAGCCAGTACACCCGTTGCGCCACGTCCATGTTGGACGCGGCTAGGCGCTTGGAAATCAAAGAAAGTTGTTCTGATTCAGGCTGTGTGCGTAGCAAGCAGGCGATCAGCTCGCGCACACAGCGAAGCTGAGTCTTTGTGACCCTTGCAGGCAATTCCGCAATGAGCAGAGGGGCAATGTCCTGGGCGATGGCTGTGTACTGCACATCATGTGCCAAGGCATACAAGCCATTCACATGCTCAACCTTCGCTGCGATTTGCATCCGCATCAGCCGCAGCATGACTTTTCCGACGAGGTGACCGCGTTCTTGGGAAAGTTGCTTAAACCATGCAGGGGAATCACCTTGTGGATGGGTGATTTCAAAGGCGACGAGACGTTCTAACGTGGGTTCAGGGAGATCCAAGGCCGAAGTGGGTGACTCTGAAAAAAGCAAGTGCATCGCTGCCAACAACGCATGCGAAATGGGGAAGTATTTGCTCTTCAGGTAAGAGTTCAGAATAGTTTGAGCTTCCGGCAAGTCCTTTCGGTAAAGACAATGCCGAAGCCCATCGAGCGCCATCGCAATCCAATGGGGGTCTTCGTTCAAGAGCTTGCGTAACTCCTCTTCTGGCGAGCTTTTAGAGTTGTTGCGAACTCCCTGTAAGTACCGTTGGCCGATATGAATGAGCAGTCCTTGGTGCGCCTCATTGCTCTGGAGCTTGGGCAACTCTTTGCGGAAGAATTGGAGGTCGTCGGCGTGCTTTTGGGCATCTTTTTTCTTGCGTTCCCCTGAACGCAGCCTACGACTTTGTGTCTCCTCATCTGGCGGATACGGGCAAGACAGGCAGCCGTTGACTATCCATTCAGCATCCTGCGGGTGCTGCGCTGTCCATCGCTCTATGCGCGCGATGGCGGAGTTTGCACCTTCTCGAAGTTCCGCCAATCGGAATGCTTCGCCAATCAACTGTTGGCGAAAAGCATCTGTTCTAGGTTCTGCTAATGCCAAGTACCAGTCCACGGCATCACTGGGTCGTGGGGCTTCGCAAAGCATCTGTTGCATTTCATAGAGCCATAGATGCACTGGTTGTTCGGATGCAAGTCTTTGCGCTATGCCGTATTCAATGAGTCTCT from Rhodoferax potami includes these protein-coding regions:
- the trxA gene encoding thioredoxin, with the protein product MIDVTLENFETEVIAASHQVPVLVDFWAPWCGPCKTLGPLLEKVEADYGGRFKLVKIDSDQEQQLAQAFGIRSIPTCVLMINGKPADGFMGAVPESKLKEFLDKHVPTEDVLEAEADVEDAQSLAEAGDPRAALQKLHEALTLNPGNDDARYDYVKLLIESDMIEDAEAALAPTLAYIPKQQRFEALAQFLDAIKFVLTDDKGLWTPAQFDEVIATNKRDFDTRLAKARVLMVGGDWTGSMDELLEIIMRDKAWNNEVPRKTFVAILELLTPPKPKVDPAAAGKATGGIEVLGKVVTEQDPQAQLVASYRRKLSMALN
- the purE gene encoding 5-(carboxyamino)imidazole ribonucleotide mutase — translated: MKTIQIGVVMGSNSDWDTMQHAVQILQQFGIGFEARVISAHRMPDDMFRYAEAAAGRGLKAIIAGAGGAAHLPGMLAAKTTVPVLGVPVQSKALSGVDSLHSIVQMPKGIPVATFAIGSAGAANAALFAVALLANENPDLRMELDAFRIDQTQTARNMTLPVTGSAT
- a CDS encoding 5-(carboxyamino)imidazole ribonucleotide synthase; amino-acid sequence: MNTAPAAAALGGSKETTLGVMGGGQLGRMFAHAAQQMGFFTAVLDPDATSPAGRISHHHVQTAYTDPEGLTRLAAVSAAITTEFENVPAAALNQLAQSRPVAPSGDAVAIAQDRAAEKAHFVQCGVPCAPYAVIEASEQLAAIDANLLPGILKTARMGYDGKGQVRVKTSAELAAAWTDLGQVPCVLEKMLPLQWECSVIVARGADGTCVNLPVQRNLHRDGILAVTEVYEGNVPPALAERAVAAAKSIAQGVGYVGVLCVEFFVLDESNPAAAGLGGLVVNEMAPRPHNSGHYSMDACDVSQFHLQVRTLAGLPLVQPRQHSPSIMLNLLGDVWPEDGRNGGVPDWSAVLALPGTHLHLYGKLDAKKGRKMGHLNITGATIEQVRATALEAARILGIAAF
- the dacB gene encoding D-alanyl-D-alanine carboxypeptidase/D-alanyl-D-alanine endopeptidase, whose protein sequence is MRLSLLRFASLGIALLAVALIASTATAQALPPEVDAALTRAKVPRDAVSFLVTDAQGGAAPRLAHRSTSPMNPASTMKLVTTIAALDLLGPAYTWTTPVYLDGTLQNGVLNGSLYLKGQGDPKLVMERLWLLMRRVQGMGIKTIAGDIVLDRSALEVPEPDPAKFDGEPLRPYNVAPDAMLLNFKSVVMTFTPDRSANLAYVQYDPPLAGVSLPATVTLNTTAAECGDYRGALKADFSDPLRIRFGGNYPAACGEKVWPVAYADPKAYAARTVQGLWESMGGRVLGSVRTGSVPAALLAGKPALVTQSASLAEVIRDINKYSNNVMAQQVFLTLGRVAGSAQGLPVDTVAEVNLPPGSFAASRTLVQRWWKDRIGTDDAPVLDNGSGLSRQERISAQAMGRLLQATFTAPFMPELMSSLPITGVDGTLKRIKTRTSGTAHLKTGTLNGVVTLAGYVHAVSGKRYVLVAFINHPNANEARPALDALVDWAGRDQ
- a CDS encoding NACHT domain-containing protein yields the protein MADGEFAELHLTELNTQQILRFAALWLETNEEQAQAFVDQAHQHEMDGLLTNPQTLRMLVEAVGNSAEDWPRSKMEVYEKACAKLVQEQNEVHLDAQRRSTIPDAQLLNAAGYLCAVMLLSGSSVIALQRQKTPAAHAMVLTTLLTSSATTPSTDACNKVLETHLFSSDGKGNFTPVHRTVAEYLGAKYLADRIRNHLPANRVLALIQGQDGGVVPELRGVHAWLAVVTDESVRRTLIDHDALGLVLHGDVLRFSVQEKKQVLQALQREAQRYAHFRSQNWASRPFGALATPDMEATFREWLESPERSPAHQAVLDCVLDAMEHGQAMPALTDDLERIVSDKNCWSGLRRSALHTLCAYAKHVKDWSVPLRILGGVHQRNIQDEDNDLLGVLLNKLYPGFIEPKDLWSYYRPHSQTSINQYWMFWNDLAKYHAPRQDIPVLLDALLASEYRLRSLGEEYDLSQVIGNLLLAGITYFGQEQAVPRLYAWLTLAVGEYHDNALQRETREALARWFGTNPSTYKRLIEYGIAQRLASEQPVHLWLYEMQQMLCEAPRPSDAVDWYLALAEPRTDAFRQQLIGEAFRLAELREGANSAIARIERWTAQHPQDAEWIVNGCLSCPYPPDEETQSRRLRSGERKKKDAQKHADDLQFFRKELPKLQSNEAHQGLLIHIGQRYLQGVRNNSKSSPEEELRKLLNEDPHWIAMALDGLRHCLYRKDLPEAQTILNSYLKSKYFPISHALLAAMHLLFSESPTSALDLPEPTLERLVAFEITHPQGDSPAWFKQLSQERGHLVGKVMLRLMRMQIAAKVEHVNGLYALAHDVQYTAIAQDIAPLLIAELPARVTKTQLRCVRELIACLLRTQPESEQLSLISKRLAASNMDVAQRVYWLTAGLQVAPTQYVEPLKRYLAGKPSRANHVYELLREQRQERDYAELLGLEAKMFLIPLLGTRFIPKEEPKSGEAYWVTPTMESMRYVEQLISSMAADLSEEAGAGLDQLLNIQALAPWKSRLDHALYEQKLLRRKALFRPASVKEVCHTLANLQPANAADLHALVVDQLNKLAKEIRHGNTNDYTQYWNGDKPRVENDCRDALLSDLKKLLTPLNVIAEPERTHADHKRADIEVFFGSTLHIPIEIKRDSHKDVWKAIHDQLIAKYSREQGSDGYGVYLVFWFTPQNLHVAGDGGNKLKTPLELQQRLTATIPRELQHKITVLVIDCAKS
- a CDS encoding L-threonylcarbamoyladenylate synthase; this encodes MIVSAYKQADGIELAPDSIAAAADAVRAGGLIGLPTETVYGLGADASDAAAVGQIFAAKGRPADHPLIVHVAAFDGGMGGVAHYCARVPAFAQQLMSAFWPGPLTLILPRKDGVGAAAAGGQNSIGLRCPSHPVAQAVLSVLRKPSDGGRVVWGIAAPSANKFGRVSPTTAAHVHSEFGDDLLILDGGPCEVGIESTIIDCTRGAPVLLRPGSITAQQVEDACGRKLLSKEELEAQMQQAPRASGTLESHYAPSATVRLMDAKALQAALDLLSGATPPDKRPTIALYHRSPLQVRSPLVSPHRMPGHAQPAAHELFSKLREMDALGVKLIWVETPPDTPEWDGVRDRLTRAAA